The Skermanella pratensis genome has a window encoding:
- a CDS encoding phosphoribulokinase encodes MSVKHPIIAITGSSGAGTTTVRHTFQQIFRREQISAAIIEGDAYHRYDRAEMRLRLADAQRQGLTSFSHFGPEANLFEEIEALFQHYGETGAGTTRKYLHNAEEAAPYGQEPGTFTPWEPLPEPTDLLFYEGLHGAVKTGTVDAARHADLLIGVVPIINLEWIQKLHRDKISRGHSQEAIVDTILRRMPDYVNYICPQFSLTDINFQRVPTVDTSNPFIARDIPSADESMLVIRFRNPRGIDFPYLLSMLKDSFMSRPNTIVCPGGKMALAMQLIITPLMWQLMDRKKKAH; translated from the coding sequence ATGTCCGTCAAGCATCCCATCATCGCCATCACCGGATCGTCGGGCGCCGGCACCACCACGGTCCGGCACACCTTCCAGCAGATCTTCCGCCGGGAGCAGATCTCCGCCGCGATCATCGAAGGCGACGCCTATCACCGCTACGACCGCGCCGAGATGCGCCTACGCCTGGCCGATGCCCAGCGCCAGGGGCTGACCAGCTTCAGCCATTTCGGCCCCGAGGCGAACCTGTTCGAAGAGATCGAGGCGCTGTTCCAGCACTACGGCGAGACCGGCGCCGGGACGACGCGCAAATACCTGCACAACGCGGAGGAGGCGGCGCCCTACGGCCAGGAGCCCGGCACCTTCACCCCGTGGGAGCCCCTGCCTGAGCCGACCGACCTGCTGTTCTACGAGGGGTTGCACGGGGCCGTCAAAACCGGGACGGTCGATGCCGCCCGCCATGCCGACCTGCTGATCGGCGTCGTGCCGATCATCAACCTGGAATGGATACAGAAGCTCCACCGGGACAAGATCTCGCGCGGGCACAGCCAGGAAGCGATCGTCGACACGATCCTGCGGCGGATGCCGGACTACGTGAACTATATCTGCCCGCAGTTCTCGCTGACCGACATCAACTTCCAGCGCGTGCCGACGGTGGACACGTCCAACCCGTTCATCGCCCGCGACATCCCCAGCGCCGACGAGAGCATGCTGGTGATCCGGTTCCGCAACCCGCGGGGCATCGACTTCCCCTACCTGCTGTCGATGCTGAAGGACAGCTTCATGTCCCGACCCAACACCATCGTCTGCCCCGGCGGCAAGATGGCGCTCGCCATGCAGCTCATCATCACGCCGCTGATGTGGCAGCTGATGGACCGCAAGAAGAAGGCCCACTGA
- the tkt gene encoding transketolase — protein MTETLTVEAQAPATDRRILANALRMLAIDAVEKAKSGHPGMPMGMADIAETLWNRHLRHNPADPRWPDRDRFVLSNGHGSMLLYGLLHLTGYDLDLDELKNFRQLHSRTPGHPEWGITPGVETTTGPLGQGICNAVGMALAERLLADEFNRPGHAVVDHRTFVFVGDGCLMEGISHEACSLAGTLGLEKLIVFYDDNGISIDGHVQGWFTDDTPARFESYGWRVIRDVDGHDPAALDDAFARALAPGGKPVLVCCKTVIGWGAPKKAGTHDVHGAPLGADETEATRQALGWPHPAFEIPAEIRDAWDARPRGAKLQQDWQRRFDAYAAEHPDLATEFTRRIAGRLPDGFAERAESFVTATAEAAQTAATRKSSQRAIEALAPLLPELLGGSADLTGSNLTNWPACRTVAGTGGGNYIHYGVREFGMTAIVNGIALHGGYIPFGGTFLVFSDYSRNALRLSALMGLGTIQVFTHDSIGLGEDGPTHQPIEHAASLRLIPGMDVWRPCDALETAAAWRAAVERRDGPTSLLLSRQNLPAQPGGAERGGAAARGGYVLAEPDAGSPELVLIATGSEVPLAMAARDLLAADGIAARVVSMPSTTVFDRQDAAYRKAVLGTGVPRLAVEAGRTDGWWKYVGLDGAVVGIDRFGESAPAEALFPFFGLTPERVAETARALLR, from the coding sequence ATGACAGAGACGCTGACCGTCGAGGCCCAGGCCCCGGCGACCGACCGACGCATCCTGGCGAACGCGCTGCGCATGCTCGCGATCGACGCGGTGGAGAAGGCCAAGTCCGGCCATCCCGGCATGCCCATGGGCATGGCCGACATCGCGGAGACCCTGTGGAACCGTCACCTCCGCCACAATCCCGCCGACCCGCGCTGGCCCGACCGCGACCGCTTCGTTCTGTCCAACGGCCACGGCTCCATGCTGCTCTACGGGTTGCTGCACCTGACCGGCTACGACCTTGATCTGGACGAGCTGAAGAATTTCCGCCAGCTCCACTCCCGCACCCCCGGCCATCCGGAATGGGGAATCACGCCCGGCGTCGAGACCACCACCGGCCCGCTCGGCCAGGGCATCTGCAACGCGGTCGGCATGGCGCTGGCAGAACGGCTGCTCGCCGACGAGTTCAACCGTCCCGGCCACGCCGTCGTCGACCACCGCACCTTCGTCTTCGTCGGCGACGGCTGCCTGATGGAGGGCATCTCCCACGAGGCCTGCTCCCTGGCCGGCACGCTGGGGCTGGAGAAGCTGATCGTCTTCTACGACGACAACGGCATCTCGATCGACGGGCATGTCCAGGGCTGGTTCACCGACGATACCCCGGCCCGGTTCGAGTCCTACGGCTGGCGCGTGATCCGCGACGTGGACGGCCACGATCCCGCGGCCCTGGACGACGCCTTCGCCCGGGCCTTGGCCCCCGGCGGCAAGCCCGTCCTGGTCTGCTGCAAGACGGTGATCGGCTGGGGCGCCCCGAAGAAGGCGGGCACCCACGATGTCCACGGGGCTCCCCTGGGAGCCGACGAGACCGAAGCCACCCGACAGGCGCTCGGCTGGCCCCATCCCGCCTTCGAAATCCCCGCCGAAATCCGCGACGCCTGGGACGCCCGCCCGCGCGGCGCCAAACTTCAGCAGGACTGGCAGCGGCGATTCGACGCCTATGCCGCAGAGCATCCCGACCTCGCCACCGAGTTCACCCGCCGCATCGCCGGCCGGCTGCCGGACGGCTTCGCCGAGCGTGCGGAATCCTTCGTCACCGCCACGGCGGAAGCGGCCCAGACCGCCGCGACCCGCAAATCGTCCCAGCGCGCGATAGAGGCGCTGGCCCCGCTGCTGCCCGAACTGCTCGGCGGCTCCGCCGACCTGACCGGCTCCAACCTGACGAACTGGCCGGCCTGCCGGACGGTGGCGGGCACCGGCGGCGGCAACTACATCCATTACGGCGTGCGCGAGTTCGGCATGACCGCCATCGTCAACGGCATCGCCCTGCATGGCGGCTACATCCCGTTCGGCGGCACCTTCCTGGTGTTCTCCGACTATTCCAGGAACGCGCTCCGCCTGTCGGCGCTGATGGGGCTCGGCACCATCCAGGTGTTCACCCATGACAGCATCGGCCTGGGCGAGGACGGCCCGACCCACCAGCCCATCGAGCACGCCGCCAGCCTTCGGCTGATCCCCGGCATGGATGTCTGGCGCCCATGCGACGCGCTGGAGACCGCCGCCGCCTGGCGCGCGGCCGTGGAGCGGCGCGACGGCCCGACCAGCCTCCTGCTCTCCCGCCAGAACCTGCCCGCCCAGCCGGGCGGCGCCGAACGGGGCGGGGCCGCGGCGCGCGGCGGCTACGTGCTGGCGGAACCCGACGCAGGATCGCCGGAACTGGTCCTGATCGCGACCGGCTCCGAGGTTCCCCTCGCCATGGCCGCGCGCGACCTGCTGGCGGCCGACGGCATCGCGGCGCGGGTCGTGTCGATGCCGTCCACCACGGTGTTCGACCGCCAGGACGCCGCCTACCGGAAGGCCGTGCTGGGAACCGGCGTCCCCCGCCTCGCGGTCGAGGCCGGCCGGACCGACGGCTGGTGGAAATATGTCGGGCTGGACGGCGCCGTTGTCGGCATAGACCGCTTCGGCGAATCCGCCCCGGCGGAGGCGCTGTTCCCCTTCTTCGGGCTGACGCCCGAGCGGGTCGCCGAAACCGCCCGCGCGCTGCTCCGATAG
- the fba gene encoding class II fructose-bisphosphate aldolase (catalyzes the reversible aldol condensation of dihydroxyacetonephosphate and glyceraldehyde 3-phosphate in the Calvin cycle, glycolysis, and/or gluconeogenesis) has translation MALVSMRQLLDHAAEHGYGLPAFNINNMEQIRAIMLAADACDSPVILQASAGARKYTGEAFLRHMVEAAVETWPHIPIVLHQDHGASPAVCQRSIRSGFTSVMMDGSLMEDMKTPASFEYNVRVTRQVVEMAHPVGVSVEGELGCLGSLETGQAGEEDGSGAEGTLDHDQLLTDPDQAAEFVEATGVDALAIAIGTSHGAYKFSRRPTGDILAIDRIREIHARLPNTHLVMHGSSSVPQEWLDIIREHGGEIRETYGVPVEEIQKGIRYGVRKVNIDTDIRLAMTGAVRRLLAQKPDEFDPRKFFAAALTAASDLCRARFEAFGSAGQASRIRPMPMERVAESYMVAA, from the coding sequence ATGGCTCTCGTCTCCATGCGCCAGCTGCTGGACCACGCCGCCGAGCACGGCTACGGCCTGCCCGCCTTCAACATCAACAACATGGAGCAGATCCGCGCGATCATGCTGGCGGCCGACGCCTGCGACAGCCCGGTGATCCTCCAGGCCTCGGCGGGGGCCCGCAAATACACGGGCGAAGCCTTCCTGCGCCATATGGTGGAGGCCGCGGTCGAGACCTGGCCGCACATTCCGATCGTGCTTCACCAGGACCACGGCGCCAGCCCGGCGGTGTGCCAGCGCTCGATCCGCTCCGGCTTCACCAGCGTCATGATGGACGGCTCGCTGATGGAGGACATGAAGACGCCGGCCAGCTTCGAGTACAATGTCCGCGTGACCCGGCAGGTGGTGGAGATGGCCCATCCGGTCGGCGTCTCGGTCGAGGGCGAGCTGGGCTGCCTGGGCTCCCTGGAGACCGGCCAGGCCGGGGAGGAGGACGGTTCCGGCGCCGAGGGGACGCTGGACCACGACCAGCTCCTGACCGACCCCGACCAAGCCGCGGAGTTCGTCGAGGCCACCGGCGTGGACGCGCTCGCCATCGCGATCGGCACCAGCCACGGCGCCTACAAGTTCTCCCGCCGCCCGACCGGCGATATCCTGGCGATCGACCGCATCCGGGAGATCCACGCCCGCCTGCCCAACACCCACCTGGTGATGCACGGCTCCTCCTCCGTGCCGCAGGAATGGCTCGACATCATCCGCGAGCATGGCGGCGAGATCAGGGAGACCTACGGCGTGCCGGTCGAGGAGATCCAGAAGGGCATCCGCTACGGCGTGCGCAAGGTCAACATCGACACCGACATCCGCCTCGCCATGACCGGCGCCGTCCGCCGCCTGCTGGCCCAGAAGCCCGACGAGTTCGACCCCCGCAAATTCTTCGCCGCCGCCCTGACCGCCGCCAGCGACCTCTGCCGCGCCCGGTTCGAGGCGTTCGGCAGCGCCGGCCAGGCGTCCCGGATCAGGCCCATGCCGATGGAGCGGGTGGCGGAAAGCTATATGGTCGCGGCTTGA
- a CDS encoding DUF6883 domain-containing protein produces MNTVPNSHLAVVEESKIKEYLLSENHLTERNKSAYFRSFGFQADSSSIFSDALLLHLSTSNCISAASSEFGTKYIVKGPLLTPDGRNPQIKVVWFVARSTIIPRLVTAYPARGGQR; encoded by the coding sequence ATGAACACTGTGCCGAACTCGCATCTAGCCGTGGTCGAGGAGAGCAAGATCAAAGAATACCTGCTATCCGAAAACCACCTGACAGAGCGCAACAAATCTGCCTACTTCCGTAGCTTTGGCTTTCAAGCCGACTCATCGAGCATCTTCAGCGACGCATTGCTCCTCCACCTGAGTACCAGTAACTGCATATCGGCAGCCTCATCGGAGTTCGGTACCAAGTACATCGTTAAAGGGCCGTTGCTTACGCCCGATGGAAGAAATCCGCAGATTAAAGTGGTTTGGTTCGTCGCGAGAAGTACTATCATCCCCAGGCTGGTGACAGCCTATCCGGCACGTGGAGGTCAGCGATGA
- a CDS encoding DUF4926 domain-containing protein has product MIKELDPVVLTKDLPEEGLQAGDVGCIVMVHAGGAGYEVEFATLTGETISVVTVPAHAVRAVGNREIPHARMVA; this is encoded by the coding sequence ATGATCAAGGAACTCGACCCCGTCGTCTTGACCAAGGACCTTCCCGAGGAAGGACTGCAAGCCGGTGATGTGGGCTGCATCGTGATGGTCCATGCTGGTGGAGCTGGTTATGAAGTCGAATTTGCCACGCTGACGGGCGAAACCATCTCCGTCGTGACTGTTCCCGCCCACGCGGTCAGGGCAGTAGGCAATAGGGAAATCCCTCATGCGCGTATGGTGGCTTAG
- the uxaC gene encoding glucuronate isomerase — translation MLHEDRLFPADPGTRAIARRLYAEVRDLPIVSPHGHTDPAWFALDEAFPDPARLLVVPDHYLLRMLYSQGIPLESLGVSPLGGGAAGTGPVEADPRRIWRTVAEHWHLYRGTPTRLWWEYSLERVFGVTERLSAATADAIYDRIADCLAKPEFRPRALFERFNIEVLATTESPLDTLEHHKALRSSGWRGRVVTTFRPDPVVDPDTPGFLANLEALGRITGEDTLGWKGYLSALARRRRDFMACGATATDHGHPTAITADLPPDQAAALFETIVSGRSTPAHAELFRGQMLTEMARMSLEDGLVMQIHAGVHRGHNDWMRRTFGPNLGDDIPVRGEFVSALKPLLDRFGNERDLTVILFTLDETVYARELAPLAGHYPVLRLGPAWWFHDSPEGMRRYREQTTETAGFYNTVGFNDDTRAFPSIPARHDVARRVDCAYLAGLVAEHRLDEDEAREVAVDLAYRLAKRAYRL, via the coding sequence ATGCTGCATGAAGACCGACTGTTCCCGGCCGATCCCGGCACGCGGGCGATCGCCCGTCGCCTCTATGCCGAGGTCCGGGACCTGCCCATCGTCAGCCCGCACGGCCATACCGACCCGGCCTGGTTCGCCCTGGACGAGGCGTTCCCCGATCCCGCCCGCTTGCTGGTGGTGCCGGACCACTACCTGCTGCGCATGCTGTACAGCCAGGGCATCCCGCTGGAGAGCCTGGGCGTGAGTCCGCTGGGCGGGGGAGCGGCCGGAACAGGCCCGGTCGAAGCCGACCCGCGGCGGATCTGGCGCACGGTGGCCGAGCACTGGCACCTGTACCGGGGCACGCCGACCCGGCTGTGGTGGGAATACTCGCTGGAGCGCGTATTCGGGGTGACGGAGCGGCTGTCGGCGGCCACCGCCGACGCGATCTACGACCGGATCGCCGACTGCCTGGCGAAACCGGAATTCCGGCCGCGCGCCCTGTTCGAGCGGTTCAACATCGAGGTGCTGGCCACGACCGAGTCGCCGCTGGACACGCTGGAGCACCACAAGGCGCTCCGGTCGTCGGGGTGGCGGGGACGGGTGGTGACGACGTTCCGGCCCGACCCCGTGGTCGATCCGGACACCCCGGGCTTCCTCGCCAACCTGGAGGCGCTGGGCAGGATCACCGGCGAGGACACCCTTGGCTGGAAGGGCTACCTGTCCGCCCTGGCGCGGCGGCGGCGCGACTTCATGGCGTGCGGGGCGACCGCGACCGACCACGGCCACCCGACGGCAATCACCGCGGACCTGCCCCCGGACCAGGCGGCGGCGCTGTTCGAGACCATCGTCTCCGGCCGGTCCACCCCGGCCCACGCCGAGCTGTTCCGCGGTCAGATGCTGACGGAGATGGCCCGCATGAGCCTGGAGGACGGGCTGGTCATGCAGATCCATGCCGGCGTCCACCGCGGCCACAATGACTGGATGCGCCGCACCTTCGGGCCGAACCTGGGCGACGACATCCCGGTGCGGGGCGAGTTCGTCTCCGCGCTGAAGCCGCTGCTCGACCGGTTCGGCAACGAGCGGGACCTCACGGTCATCCTGTTCACGCTGGACGAGACGGTCTATGCGCGCGAGCTGGCGCCGCTCGCCGGGCACTATCCCGTCCTGCGGCTCGGCCCGGCCTGGTGGTTCCACGACAGCCCGGAAGGGATGCGCCGCTACCGCGAGCAGACCACGGAGACGGCGGGCTTTTACAACACGGTGGGCTTCAACGACGACACAAGGGCCTTCCCGTCGATCCCGGCCCGTCACGACGTCGCCCGCCGGGTCGATTGCGCCTATCTGGCCGGACTGGTGGCCGAGCACCGGCTGGACGAGGACGAGGCGCGGGAGGTGGCGGTCGACCTGGCTTACCGCTTGGCGAAAAGGGCCTACCGGCTGTGA
- a CDS encoding TRAP transporter large permease: MTLLAVTFFVLMGLGLPIAFAIGIAGFSFFATSEIMPMSIGVQQVATASQSFPLLAVPFFVLAGHMMNRTGITTRLIACSSVLVSWMSGGLAQVCIVLSTLMGGVSGSAVADAAMEARILGPSLIARGYSKGFTCATIAVGSLITATIPPSLGLILYGFVGNVSVGRLFLAGVIPGLLMMAGLMVTVWLIARRRGYRAELTERPTLRSVWAAVADAKWALLFPVALLVAIRGGLFTPSEVGAFAVIYAAIVGFLLHRELTWAGVVESLYEAVVDTGLIMLIILFSGMVGYAIIFEQAPQSIAEAMTGLTREPILVVALVLFFLFVAGLFIESTVLVLLLTPIFLPIVTPLGVDPVHFGILMMTIVTLGSMTPPVGVAMYTVCSLLDCPVEEYVVESLPFIFTILLLVAVLTLWPGLVLFLPNALM; encoded by the coding sequence GTGACCCTGCTCGCCGTCACCTTCTTCGTCCTGATGGGGCTCGGCCTGCCGATCGCCTTCGCCATCGGGATCGCCGGATTCTCGTTCTTCGCGACCAGCGAGATCATGCCGATGTCGATCGGCGTGCAGCAGGTCGCGACCGCGTCCCAGAGCTTCCCGCTGCTGGCGGTGCCGTTCTTCGTGCTGGCCGGCCACATGATGAACCGGACCGGCATCACCACCCGGCTGATCGCCTGCTCCAGCGTGCTGGTGTCGTGGATGTCGGGGGGACTGGCCCAGGTCTGCATCGTGCTGTCCACCCTGATGGGCGGCGTTTCCGGGTCGGCGGTGGCCGACGCGGCGATGGAGGCGCGCATCCTCGGCCCCAGCCTGATCGCGCGGGGCTATTCCAAGGGCTTCACCTGCGCCACGATCGCGGTGGGCTCGCTGATCACGGCGACCATCCCGCCGAGCCTGGGGCTGATCCTGTACGGCTTCGTCGGCAACGTTTCGGTCGGCCGGCTTTTCCTGGCCGGCGTCATCCCCGGGCTGCTGATGATGGCCGGGCTGATGGTCACCGTGTGGCTGATCGCGCGCCGGCGCGGTTACCGCGCCGAACTGACCGAGCGGCCGACCCTGCGGTCGGTCTGGGCGGCGGTCGCCGACGCCAAGTGGGCGCTGCTGTTCCCGGTGGCGCTGCTGGTCGCGATCCGCGGCGGGTTGTTCACCCCGTCGGAGGTCGGCGCCTTCGCGGTGATCTATGCCGCGATCGTCGGGTTCCTGCTGCACCGGGAGCTGACCTGGGCCGGCGTGGTGGAGTCCCTGTACGAGGCCGTGGTGGACACCGGGCTGATCATGCTGATCATCCTGTTCTCCGGCATGGTCGGGTACGCCATCATCTTCGAGCAGGCGCCGCAGAGCATCGCCGAGGCGATGACCGGGCTGACGCGCGAGCCGATCCTGGTGGTGGCGCTGGTGCTGTTCTTCCTGTTCGTCGCCGGGCTGTTCATCGAGAGCACGGTGCTGGTGCTGCTGCTGACGCCGATCTTCCTGCCGATCGTGACGCCGCTGGGCGTCGATCCCGTGCATTTCGGCATCCTCATGATGACCATCGTCACGCTGGGATCGATGACGCCGCCGGTGGGGGTCGCGATGTACACCGTATGCAGCCTGCTGGACTGCCCGGTGGAGGAATACGTGGTCGAATCGCTGCCCTTCATCTTCACGATCCTGCTGCTGGTCGCGGTCCTCACCTTGTGGCCCGGACTGGTCCTGTTCCTGCCGAACGCCCTGATGTGA
- a CDS encoding TRAP transporter small permease — MTSWLIKGEGLLATLLLAIIVLLVFAAGVMRWFGHPLVWSVDLAQLLFVWVSFLGADMALRKRAHIGIDYLVKRLPATARAVLDLVLGAVVLGFLLTMVVMGYELTMLNLERQFGDSGISYAFVTGAVPAGCLLLAVTLAGQMVRTARGLRTRPEPVFAAPSAIHAEEVVP, encoded by the coding sequence ATGACATCCTGGCTGATCAAGGGGGAGGGGCTGCTGGCAACGCTCCTCCTCGCGATCATCGTGCTTCTCGTCTTCGCCGCCGGCGTCATGCGCTGGTTCGGCCATCCCCTGGTCTGGTCGGTGGACCTGGCGCAGCTCCTGTTCGTCTGGGTCAGTTTCCTCGGCGCCGACATGGCGCTGAGGAAGCGCGCCCATATCGGCATCGACTATCTGGTCAAGCGCCTGCCCGCGACGGCCCGGGCGGTGCTCGACCTGGTGCTGGGGGCCGTGGTGCTTGGCTTCCTGCTGACCATGGTCGTCATGGGCTACGAGCTGACCATGCTGAACCTGGAGCGTCAGTTCGGCGACAGCGGGATCAGCTACGCCTTCGTGACGGGCGCGGTGCCGGCCGGGTGCCTGCTGCTGGCCGTCACCTTGGCAGGCCAGATGGTCCGGACCGCGCGTGGCCTGCGCACCCGGCCTGAACCCGTCTTCGCCGCCCCATCCGCTATCCATGCCGAGGAGGTCGTTCCGTGA
- a CDS encoding C4-dicarboxylate TRAP transporter substrate-binding protein codes for MSFITRTWRAATLGMALATMAGSAFAADYTLSVNTALAQQDPLYKGLEEFKRNVEQRTDGKISVRLFPGSQLGKDEDVLEQARAGAGVAVVVDGGRLAVFTKEFGVLGGPYLAQGFEGVRKVVTSPLFEQWVEKLRKASGHQVLSFNWWQGERHVLTNKPVATPADLSGVRMRTPGAPVWMETIRAMGATPTPMGWSEVYTALQQKVIDGVEAQHPASYGSRLYEVTSHVTKTGHINLITGIVTSAAWFDKLPAEYRQVLREESTKAGDNASRATQASLADYERQMKEQGMTIAEIDVAPFREATKPVYDKLGYTELHQEIEKILQN; via the coding sequence ATGAGCTTCATTACCCGCACGTGGCGCGCCGCCACGCTCGGCATGGCCCTGGCCACCATGGCCGGCAGCGCCTTCGCCGCCGACTACACCCTCAGCGTCAACACCGCCCTGGCGCAGCAGGACCCGCTGTACAAGGGCCTGGAGGAATTCAAGCGGAACGTCGAGCAGCGGACCGACGGCAAGATCTCCGTCCGCCTGTTCCCGGGGTCTCAGCTCGGCAAGGACGAGGACGTGCTGGAACAGGCTCGCGCCGGGGCCGGCGTCGCCGTGGTCGTCGACGGCGGCCGGCTCGCCGTCTTCACCAAGGAGTTCGGCGTTCTCGGCGGGCCGTACCTGGCGCAGGGCTTCGAAGGCGTGCGCAAGGTCGTCACCTCCCCTCTGTTCGAGCAGTGGGTCGAGAAGCTGCGCAAGGCTTCGGGACACCAGGTGCTGTCGTTCAACTGGTGGCAGGGCGAACGCCACGTGCTGACCAACAAGCCGGTCGCCACGCCGGCCGACCTGAGCGGCGTCCGCATGCGCACGCCGGGCGCCCCGGTGTGGATGGAGACGATCCGCGCGATGGGCGCCACCCCGACGCCGATGGGCTGGTCGGAGGTCTATACCGCGCTCCAGCAGAAGGTGATCGACGGGGTCGAGGCCCAGCACCCGGCCAGCTACGGTTCCCGGCTGTACGAGGTGACCAGCCACGTCACCAAGACCGGCCACATCAACCTGATCACCGGAATCGTCACCAGCGCCGCCTGGTTCGACAAGCTGCCGGCCGAGTACCGCCAGGTCCTGCGCGAGGAATCGACCAAGGCGGGCGACAACGCGTCCCGCGCGACCCAGGCATCGCTGGCCGATTACGAGAGGCAGATGAAGGAGCAGGGCATGACGATCGCGGAGATCGACGTCGCCCCGTTCCGCGAGGCCACCAAGCCGGTCTACGACAAGCTGGGCTATACCGAGCTCCACCAGGAAATCGAGAAGATCCTCCAGAACTGA
- a CDS encoding GntR family transcriptional regulator, whose protein sequence is MLSRIESDSAEPVAKRVFQALRQAIVTMQFSPGQPLSEQEVASQLGVSRQPVREAFIKLGESGLVTIRPQRGTFVVKISVKQVIDARFVREAVEVAVARKAGEELPAAVVGELRANLRAQRSAAEDSTPERFLDLDEAFHRTIALGIGCEYAWRVVEETKAQMDRVRYLSLPHATPLDRLIHQHEAIVDAIEARDPDGAEAAMRRHLREILTSLPELEQRFPDLFDGAAAPAARPTCAA, encoded by the coding sequence ATGCTCAGCAGGATCGAATCGGACTCGGCCGAGCCGGTGGCGAAGCGCGTCTTCCAGGCCTTGCGCCAAGCCATCGTCACGATGCAATTCAGCCCCGGCCAGCCGCTGTCGGAGCAGGAGGTCGCCAGCCAGCTGGGCGTCAGCCGCCAGCCGGTCCGCGAGGCCTTCATCAAGCTCGGCGAGTCGGGCCTGGTGACCATCCGTCCGCAGCGCGGCACCTTCGTGGTCAAGATCTCGGTGAAGCAGGTGATCGACGCGCGCTTCGTCCGGGAAGCGGTCGAGGTGGCGGTCGCCCGCAAGGCCGGCGAGGAGCTGCCGGCCGCCGTCGTCGGGGAGCTGCGCGCCAACCTGCGCGCCCAGCGCTCCGCCGCGGAGGACAGCACGCCCGAACGCTTCCTCGACCTGGACGAGGCGTTCCACCGGACCATCGCGCTGGGGATCGGGTGCGAATACGCGTGGCGCGTCGTCGAGGAGACCAAGGCCCAGATGGACCGGGTGCGCTACCTGAGCCTGCCCCACGCGACGCCGCTCGACCGGCTGATCCACCAGCACGAGGCTATCGTCGACGCGATCGAGGCCCGCGATCCCGACGGGGCCGAGGCCGCGATGCGGCGCCACCTGCGGGAGATCCTGACCTCCCTGCCCGAGCTGGAGCAGCGTTTCCCCGACCTGTTCGACGGCGCCGCGGCGCCGGCCGCGCGGCCGACCTGCGCC